In one Rutidosis leptorrhynchoides isolate AG116_Rl617_1_P2 chromosome 8, CSIRO_AGI_Rlap_v1, whole genome shotgun sequence genomic region, the following are encoded:
- the LOC139863353 gene encoding uncharacterized protein → MAAFIDKTIIARVNVSGKTLRNNLIPLKVGIFIWRVLKERVAVKTELVKRGVNLSSIICPMCNKEAESTNHALLSCDLATDVWTRIHRWWNQSFNHNSCIGDILQAINHNTMPTALLKMWQAITWTTTYFIWKNRNQKVFNDDSWSAAKIVCDIQEKSYVWIMNRSRRTRKDWLQWILNPINLGVPDVYNLDPG, encoded by the coding sequence ATGGCTGCATTCATTGATAAAACCATCATTGCAAGAGTGAACGTTAGCGGTAAAACTCTCCGGAATAACTTGATACCACTCAAAGTGGGTATTTTTATTTGGCGAGTATTGAAAGAAAGAGTTGCAGTAAAAACGGAGCTAGTAAAGCGAGGTGTAAATTTATCCTCAATCATATGCCCCATGTGTAATAAGGAAGCTGAATCTACAAACCACGCTTTACTATCTTGCGATCTTGCAACGGATGTGTGGACAAGAATTCATAGGTGGTGGAATCAAAGTTTCAATCATAACAGTTGTATTGGCGATATATTACAAGCTATAAACCACAACACCATGCCAACAGCTCTACTCAAAATGTGGCAAGCAATCACGTGGACGACGACTTACTTCATTTGGAAAAACAGAAACCAAAAAGTTTTCAACGATGATTCATGGTCGGCGGCAAAAATTGTATGCGATATTCAAGAAAAATCGTACGTATGGATCATGAATCGATCGAGAAGAACGCGCAAAGATTGGTTACAATGGATCCTAAACCCCATCAACCTCGGAGTACCTGACGTCTACAACCTGGATCCTGGTTAA
- the LOC139864815 gene encoding putative BTB/POZ domain-containing protein At5g13600: MACIKLGSKSEVFHFDQDSNSWICSSGLPSDVTVEVGDVSFHLHKFPLSSRSKTFENLIGDFSDDEKKTKIDDEKQSCVLRLHDLPGGPKIFLHIARFCYGVKLEVNSTNVVPLRCASEYLQMTEEYGEGNLINHMERFLVEVFESWSDTLKALESCEQVIELAEKLHIVSRCIKSLALKCSSFDNDMFGWPVSTTKDKPFATVIWNGIQTTSTNQDWWYEDVSKLKLPFYKQFILAIESNGHDQERIAGSLMFYAKKHLPLLGRESTFSNGNLYPSSFDSNSNSNSDQKILLEEIVNLLPSQKQVIPTKFLLRLLRTSMVLHCSPLCVENLERRIGLQLDQASVEDILIPNMSCTSETLYEIDCVQRILDHFMIMDRDHNGSEITESGFNEDNDDDGLMGNSRSLTPMTTVANLVDNYLAEVASDINLKLEKFQTLAATIPDYARPMDDGMYRSIDIYLKAHPWLTDSDRELLCRLMDCQKLSLEASTHAAQNERLPLRFIIQVLFFEQLRLRTSVAGCLYVSDNYSSQTHLTSSMLVPQSGNVHLLTNVESDQRVVAVDDMRGRVSELEKECLTMKKEIDKLVKTKGVSWNSLCKMFGVVLRLKSKSRDGCASSIDRGSKRHSQSSRI, from the exons ATGGCATGTATCAAGTTAGGGTCTAAATCGGAGGTTTTTCATTTCGATCAAGATTCCAATTCCTG GATCTGTTCATCTGGTCTTCCAAGTGATGTTACCGTTGAAGTTGGAGATGTTTCGTTCCATCTTCACAAG TTCCCCTTATCATCTAGGAGCAAAACATTCGAAAATCTCATTGGGGATTTTTCTGATGACGAAAAAAAGACAAAAATTGATGATGAGAAACAATCTTGTGTTCTTAGACTTCACGATCTACCTGGCGGGCCAAAAATCTTTCTGCACATTGCTAGATTCTGCTACGGAGTCAAACTAGAAGTCAACTCAACCAATGTAGTTCCTCTTCGATGTGCATCTGAGTATCTTCAAATGACCGAAGAATATGGGGAAGGAAATCTCATTAATCATATGGAAAGGTTCCTCGTTGAAGTGTTTGAATCCTGGAGTGATACCTTAAAAGCACTTGAATCGTGTGAACAAGTTATAGAGTTAGCCGAAAAGCTTCATATAGTTTCAAGATGCATAAAGTCTCTCGCTTTAAAATGTTCTTCGTTTGATAACGATATGTTTGGTTGGCCCGTTTCAACTACAAAAGATAAGCCTTTCGCTACTGTCATTTGGAACGGGATCCAAACCACTTCCACAAACCAAGATTGGTGGTACGAGGATGTTTCCAAGCTTAAGTTACCATTTTACAAACAATTCATCTTAGCAATCGAGTCAAACGGTCATGATCAAGAACGGATAGCTGGGTCCCTCATGTTCTATGCTAAAAAGCATCTTCCTTTACTTGGTAGAGAATCAACTTTTTCAAATGGGAATCTTTATCCTTCTTCGTTcgattcaaattcaaattcaaattcagaTCAAAAGATTCTTCTTGAAGAGATAGTCAACTTGCTTCCGAGTCAAAAACAAGTTATACCCACAAAATTTCTTCTTAGGCTGCTAAGAACATCGATGGTTTTACATTGTAGCCCGTTGTGTGTTGAAAACTTGGAAAGACGAATTGGGCTGCAGTTGGATCAAGCTTCTGTTGAAGATATTTTAATTCCGAATATGAGTTGTACAAGTGAGACACTTTATGAAATCGATTGTGTCCAAAGGATTCTTGATCACTTCATGATCATGGATCGGGATCATAATGGAAGTGAAATTACTGAATCGGGCTTCAATGAAGACAATGATGATGATGGGTTGATGGGGAATTCACGCTCGCTTACGCCAATGACTACGGTGGCTAATCTTGTTGACAATTATCTTGCTGAGGTGGCTTCTGATATTAACTTAAAGCTTGAAAAGTTTCAAACTTTGGCTGCTACCATCCCTGATTATGCAAGGCCAATGGACGATGGAATGTACCGCTCTATCGATATATATCTCAAG GCTCATCCATGGCTAACAGATTCAGATAGGGAGCTACTCTGCAGACTCATGGACTGCCAGAAACTCTCGCTCGAAGCGAGCACACACGCAGCCCAGAACGAGCGACTACCGTTACGTTTCATCATCCAAGTTCTCTTTTTTGAGCAGCTGCGGCTACGCACATCTGTAGCCGGATGCTTATACGTCTCGGACAACTACAGCTCACAGACACACTTAACCAGCAGCATGTTGGTCCCACAAAGTGGTAATGTACACCTTTTAACAAACGTAGAAAGTGATCAACGGGTCGTGGCCGTGGATGACATGCGGGGTCGGGTTTCTGAGCTCGAGAAAGAGTGCTTGACGATGAAGAAAGAGATCGATAAGCTGGTGAAGACTAAAGGGGTCAGTTGGAACAGTTTATGTAAGATGTTCGGGGTTGTGTTAAGGTTGAAATCGAAGTCTCGAGATGGGTGTGCATCTAGCATTGATCGTGGCAGCAAGAGGCACTCGCAATCGTCGAGAATATGA